The following are encoded together in the Candidatus Hinthialibacter antarcticus genome:
- the cobA gene encoding uroporphyrinogen-III C-methyltransferase: protein MPEQNTGVVYLVGAGPGDPGLLTVKGRDALLRAEVLVYDNLVADEIVALAPPSAERIYVGKTAGRHTMPQESINELLAEQALDGKIVVRLKGGDPFIFGRGSEECIHLRERGARFEVVPGISAAAAVPAYAGIPVTSRNLATSVHIITGHEHAFKENASVDWSSLAKVEGTLVIFMGVYALQSIAIALINHGRNPQTPAAAIRWGTTPEQHTITGTLQTIAAQVEQAGMRPPGLIVIGEVVGLRDSMEWFENRPLFGLAIAAPRSRYAESRLVTGLRDRGARVIELPELLIQTTAEASAHEKPAAPQIDWDALETYDAFLFAGPSAVSHFIRAMLERRLDSRSLAGKQIVAVGAAVEKALLSFGLTPDYVQTTLCLPIQVAQMLRSAPLQGKRVLAPGPPLLPQKLIDSLQEHGVQLDLRLAGESDEENQRASETERKQISLIAFSCASMVKTLVDEAGKAYVKQLAQMVPAASISDKATQELTALGFDVKVQSRRAKVESLLEAIEEYVLRQDE, encoded by the coding sequence ATGCCAGAGCAAAATACAGGCGTTGTGTATCTCGTCGGCGCGGGGCCGGGCGACCCCGGTTTGTTGACCGTCAAAGGACGCGACGCGCTGCTACGCGCCGAGGTGTTGGTCTACGACAACCTGGTCGCGGATGAAATCGTCGCGCTGGCGCCGCCGTCCGCCGAGCGCATCTACGTTGGCAAGACCGCCGGGCGCCACACCATGCCCCAAGAGTCGATTAATGAGTTGCTGGCTGAGCAAGCATTAGATGGAAAGATCGTGGTGCGCCTCAAAGGCGGCGATCCGTTCATCTTTGGGCGCGGCAGCGAAGAGTGTATTCACCTGCGTGAGCGCGGCGCGCGTTTTGAGGTGGTCCCGGGAATCTCCGCAGCGGCGGCGGTGCCGGCCTACGCAGGCATCCCCGTGACCAGCCGCAACCTCGCGACCTCGGTGCATATCATTACCGGACACGAACACGCATTTAAAGAAAATGCTTCGGTCGATTGGTCTTCATTGGCCAAGGTCGAAGGCACGCTGGTGATTTTCATGGGAGTATATGCGTTGCAATCTATCGCGATTGCCTTAATCAATCATGGACGCAATCCCCAAACGCCCGCAGCGGCGATTCGCTGGGGTACGACGCCCGAGCAACACACCATCACGGGGACGCTGCAAACCATCGCCGCGCAAGTCGAGCAAGCAGGGATGCGCCCGCCGGGATTGATCGTCATCGGTGAAGTGGTGGGGCTGCGCGACTCAATGGAATGGTTCGAGAACCGCCCGCTGTTTGGCCTCGCCATTGCGGCGCCGCGCTCCCGATATGCTGAGTCGCGTTTGGTGACGGGGCTGCGCGACCGAGGCGCCCGCGTGATTGAACTACCTGAGTTGCTAATCCAGACCACCGCCGAAGCCTCTGCGCATGAAAAACCTGCTGCGCCGCAAATTGATTGGGACGCGCTGGAAACCTACGATGCGTTTTTGTTTGCCGGGCCGAGCGCGGTGTCGCATTTTATCCGGGCGATGCTTGAGCGCCGCCTCGATTCGCGGTCGCTGGCGGGCAAGCAGATTGTCGCAGTGGGGGCGGCGGTCGAAAAAGCGCTGTTGTCGTTTGGGCTAACCCCCGACTATGTGCAGACGACGTTATGTCTGCCCATTCAAGTCGCGCAAATGCTGCGTTCGGCGCCGCTGCAAGGCAAACGCGTGTTGGCGCCGGGGCCGCCGTTGCTGCCGCAGAAACTCATTGACTCGTTGCAGGAACACGGGGTTCAACTCGACCTTCGCCTAGCCGGGGAGAGTGACGAAGAGAATCAACGGGCGTCAGAGACTGAACGTAAGCAGATTTCGCTGATTGCGTTCTCGTGCGCCTCAATGGTCAAGACGTTGGTTGATGAAGCCGGAAAAGCGTATGTAAAACAATTGGCGCAAATGGTCCCTGCCGCCAGCATCAGCGACAAGGCGACGCAAGAACTAACCGCGCTTGGTTTTGACGTCAAAGTCCAATCGCGCCGCGCCAAAGTCGAGTCATTGCTCGAAGCGATTGAGGAATATGTTTTGCGACAGGACGAATAA
- a CDS encoding FeoA family protein, protein MTEQRLCECNEGVTGVITRVDGQGQIIARLLEMGMLPGEQVRIVRGGNPIILDVGETRLCVRPEQIGGIRLTPVDPTLVGGLDSVYAEDSALLETAK, encoded by the coding sequence GTGACCGAACAACGGCTTTGTGAATGCAACGAAGGAGTCACTGGAGTCATCACCCGCGTCGATGGGCAAGGCCAAATCATTGCCCGACTCTTAGAAATGGGGATGCTTCCAGGTGAACAAGTCCGCATTGTTCGCGGTGGAAACCCGATCATATTGGATGTTGGCGAGACCCGTTTGTGTGTAAGGCCCGAACAAATCGGTGGAATTCGCCTGACCCCGGTCGATCCGACGCTGGTTGGCGGTCTGGATTCGGTCTATGCAGAAGATTCTGCGTTGTTGGAAACAGCCAAATAA
- a CDS encoding glycosyltransferase: protein MHQKFEHSPRLHGKIGIVVPARNEAANLEKCLRSLKPFQDTGDIICVVNAQSSDETAACAQAHGVEILESKQASRSEAIRSGVEWLLRRHPALEVLMIAHADMLFQDNTRAAVTQFLQDNPNAQWGALGHRIDHAGAVYRWLEWGNAFRVRCWSLAYGDQCQLMRTSALASIGGFPCVDCLEDVELSLRLRTLGPACDLGCPVLIPNRHWRGGVVLTTARNWLTVILYRIKRSLTGTRTQG from the coding sequence ATGCACCAGAAATTTGAGCATTCACCACGCCTCCACGGCAAAATCGGCATTGTGGTTCCCGCGCGCAACGAAGCCGCTAATCTCGAAAAATGCCTACGGAGTTTGAAACCGTTCCAAGATACGGGCGATATAATTTGCGTGGTGAATGCGCAGTCGTCAGATGAAACCGCCGCTTGTGCGCAAGCGCACGGCGTTGAAATATTAGAATCAAAACAAGCATCGCGCTCAGAAGCCATCCGCAGCGGCGTTGAATGGCTTTTGCGTCGTCATCCGGCGCTTGAAGTTCTCATGATCGCCCATGCGGACATGCTGTTCCAAGACAATACCCGCGCAGCCGTAACACAATTCTTACAAGACAACCCCAATGCGCAATGGGGCGCGCTCGGTCACCGTATTGACCACGCAGGCGCCGTCTATCGCTGGCTCGAATGGGGCAACGCCTTCCGGGTACGATGCTGGAGCCTTGCGTATGGCGATCAATGCCAATTGATGCGGACTAGCGCCTTGGCATCCATTGGCGGTTTTCCTTGCGTGGATTGTTTAGAAGACGTCGAATTATCGTTACGGCTCAGAACGCTGGGGCCTGCGTGCGACCTCGGCTGTCCGGTGTTGATTCCCAACCGTCACTGGCGAGGCGGGGTCGTATTGACGACGGCCCGCAACTGGTTGACCGTAATACTCTACCGAATCAAACGCTCCCTAACGGGGACGCGAACCCAAGGTTAG
- a CDS encoding metal-dependent transcriptional regulator has translation MYEVANDSSHWRAFEDNEVSHSVAHYLMAVDRLRSSNGYARVTDVANLLNISRGAASLALTQLKDRGLVKEDPNRFLLLTDEGERLARQIESNFVLLARFLRDVLGVSPDAADEDACKMEHLLSKPSSESLLRFLQALFANEETMNVLLNDMEALKAGCNSSGLCPICEPVGECLTQASMNTEQVKA, from the coding sequence ATGTATGAAGTAGCCAATGACTCATCCCATTGGAGAGCGTTTGAAGATAACGAGGTCAGCCATTCGGTGGCCCATTATCTGATGGCGGTCGACCGGCTGCGCAGCAGCAATGGATACGCCCGGGTAACCGATGTCGCTAATTTGCTCAATATTTCACGCGGCGCCGCTTCGCTCGCGCTCACCCAACTCAAAGACCGCGGTTTGGTCAAAGAAGACCCAAACCGGTTTCTATTATTAACAGATGAAGGCGAGCGGCTCGCCCGCCAGATCGAAAGCAACTTCGTATTGCTGGCGCGGTTTTTGCGCGATGTGTTAGGCGTTTCGCCAGATGCCGCTGATGAAGACGCCTGCAAAATGGAGCACCTGCTAAGCAAGCCGTCTTCAGAGAGCCTGCTGCGCTTTTTACAGGCGCTGTTTGCCAATGAAGAAACCATGAACGTGTTGTTGAACGATATGGAAGCATTGAAAGCCGGCTGTAACTCGTCGGGGTTATGCCCGATCTGTGAGCCAGTCGGAGAATGTCTTACCCAAGCGTCGATGAATACAGAGCAAGTGAAGGCGTAA
- a CDS encoding type II toxin-antitoxin system prevent-host-death family antitoxin — MNQVGLHEAKTRLSEIIEKVSEGSEYIITRRGMPVARLVLADKPSRDAAKHALVRAKNLRESLTLDGISIKELIEEGRR, encoded by the coding sequence ATGAATCAGGTCGGGCTCCATGAGGCGAAAACTCGCTTGTCAGAAATCATCGAAAAAGTATCAGAAGGAAGCGAGTATATCATCACACGTAGAGGGATGCCTGTCGCCCGCCTTGTGCTTGCAGATAAGCCCTCGCGAGACGCCGCCAAACATGCGCTTGTTCGAGCAAAAAATCTGCGCGAATCGTTAACGCTTGACGGGATTTCGATTAAAGAACTAATCGAAGAAGGTCGGCGATAA
- a CDS encoding type II toxin-antitoxin system VapC family toxin produces the protein MQQFVLDCSATMSYFFKDETPKLVDAAFETLANSTRALVPSIWPLEIANTCLCAERRKRLTPDDTDVIYSILAALPIQVDTHTNVIATRETVLIARKYKLTAYDAAYLELARRENLSLLSLDKKLKQSAAKAGIKLWAPAS, from the coding sequence ATGCAGCAGTTTGTTTTAGACTGTTCTGCAACGATGTCATATTTTTTCAAAGATGAAACACCAAAACTTGTGGATGCCGCTTTTGAAACCTTGGCAAATTCTACACGTGCATTGGTTCCTTCAATCTGGCCTCTTGAAATCGCAAATACATGCCTTTGCGCTGAAAGACGCAAACGCTTAACCCCAGATGATACAGACGTCATCTACTCAATTCTCGCCGCTTTGCCCATACAGGTTGATACGCATACAAATGTTATTGCAACACGCGAAACGGTTCTGATTGCAAGAAAGTATAAATTAACCGCCTATGATGCGGCCTACCTTGAATTAGCAAGGCGAGAAAACCTCTCGTTATTATCATTAGACAAAAAATTAAAGCAATCGGCCGCAAAAGCTGGCATTAAACTATGGGCCCCCGCATCTTAA
- the feoB gene encoding ferrous iron transport protein B has translation MTTSASEIPIQEKKQTKEIRIALIGNPNTGKTTLFNSLTGMNQKVGNYPGVTVERKCGRFSIGENKIELIDLPGSYSLAARSPDEMVVNDVLLGKQQGEPPVDMVLAIVDASNLTRNLYFLSQILELGLPVVVALNMIDIAQGRGVSIDTEGLSKTLNAPVVPICAHRREGVNELRQAIEKQINCQEAPQFNAPAMPETFMTAFKNLQQWLQLQPDRELPHPIELQRAMIDVEAYSENRLIERFGGDFAVQLKLAREEAGNGMPLGAVETKIRYEWASHVLSPHLARPDQPVVTLSHRLDRVLTHKLWGSIVFFFIMALVFQSIYSWAGPFMDIIEGAIGFLGEVFGSRIPEGALRSLVQDGIIAGVGSVVIFVPQIAILFFFLAILEDCGYLPRAAYLMDRLLSKFGLSGKSFIPLLSSFACAVPGVMATRTIEDRRDRLVTILVAPLMSCSARLPVYLIFIAAFVPDRALFGSFFNLQGLTLFGMYLVGIVAAIPVALIANRWLLRKEPSAFVLEMPTYKLPSVRNVLFYVYERSAAFLYRAGTIIFACTILVWALAYFPQSTEVKQEYASQREQAETRAAVQLRPLLAAYDAETYGDDYINTDDLLAALEEDARFAMTEDDAPENAVPAYDTRLEEMQTIYQGYQKSLERLEWQESGAMVRASALGWMGRAIEPLVEPLGWDWRIGMATLASFPAREVIVSTLGTIFNLGGGADEASEDLLTTIQNAKKPDGSNLFNIAVALSVMVFFALCSQCVSTLAVIKRETNSWSWPIATFVYMTVLAYIASFVTYQAAVLIGLG, from the coding sequence ATGACAACGAGCGCTTCTGAAATACCCATTCAAGAAAAAAAGCAAACCAAAGAAATACGCATTGCCTTGATCGGAAATCCCAATACAGGCAAGACAACTTTATTTAATTCGCTGACTGGCATGAACCAGAAAGTGGGCAATTATCCCGGCGTAACCGTCGAGCGAAAGTGCGGGCGTTTTTCGATTGGGGAAAACAAGATTGAGTTAATTGATCTGCCCGGTAGTTACAGTCTGGCGGCGCGGTCTCCCGATGAGATGGTGGTGAATGACGTTTTATTGGGGAAGCAACAAGGCGAGCCTCCGGTTGATATGGTGCTTGCCATTGTTGACGCCAGCAATTTGACCCGCAATCTGTATTTTCTTTCGCAAATCCTTGAATTGGGGCTTCCGGTTGTTGTTGCGTTAAACATGATTGACATCGCTCAGGGGCGGGGCGTTTCGATTGATACAGAAGGCTTGTCGAAGACGCTGAATGCTCCCGTCGTGCCGATTTGCGCGCATCGGCGAGAAGGTGTGAACGAATTACGTCAGGCGATTGAGAAGCAAATCAATTGCCAGGAAGCGCCGCAATTTAATGCGCCCGCGATGCCGGAAACATTTATGACGGCATTTAAAAATTTGCAGCAATGGTTACAACTGCAACCCGACCGCGAGTTGCCTCACCCCATCGAGTTGCAACGCGCCATGATTGACGTGGAGGCGTATTCTGAAAACCGTTTGATTGAACGCTTCGGGGGCGACTTTGCCGTCCAACTCAAACTGGCGCGCGAAGAAGCCGGAAACGGGATGCCGCTGGGCGCGGTTGAAACCAAAATTCGCTATGAATGGGCGTCTCACGTTCTCTCGCCGCATTTGGCCCGCCCTGATCAACCCGTTGTCACGTTGTCTCATCGTCTCGACCGGGTTTTGACCCACAAACTTTGGGGATCGATTGTTTTCTTTTTCATTATGGCGTTGGTGTTTCAGTCGATTTATTCATGGGCGGGGCCGTTTATGGATATCATCGAAGGCGCCATTGGCTTTTTGGGCGAGGTCTTCGGTTCGCGGATTCCAGAAGGCGCATTGCGCAGTTTGGTCCAAGACGGAATCATCGCCGGGGTTGGTTCAGTGGTGATTTTTGTTCCGCAGATCGCGATTTTGTTTTTCTTTTTGGCCATTCTCGAAGATTGCGGGTATCTGCCGCGCGCCGCGTATTTGATGGACCGCTTGCTGTCTAAATTCGGGCTGTCGGGCAAGTCATTTATTCCACTGCTTTCTTCTTTTGCGTGCGCCGTTCCCGGCGTTATGGCGACCCGGACAATTGAAGACCGTCGCGACCGACTGGTGACGATCCTGGTCGCGCCGTTGATGAGTTGCTCGGCGCGGTTGCCGGTTTATCTCATCTTTATTGCGGCCTTTGTTCCTGACCGGGCGCTGTTCGGCTCATTTTTTAACCTGCAAGGACTAACGCTATTCGGGATGTATCTCGTCGGCATTGTCGCGGCGATTCCGGTGGCGCTAATCGCCAATCGCTGGTTGTTGCGTAAGGAACCTTCGGCGTTTGTGTTGGAGATGCCGACCTATAAATTGCCGTCGGTTCGCAATGTTCTTTTCTATGTTTACGAACGCTCCGCCGCGTTTTTATATCGCGCCGGGACGATCATTTTCGCGTGTACAATTCTGGTATGGGCGCTGGCGTATTTCCCCCAGTCCACCGAAGTCAAACAAGAATACGCCTCGCAACGCGAGCAAGCCGAAACCCGGGCGGCGGTGCAGTTGCGTCCGTTGCTGGCTGCGTATGATGCCGAAACGTATGGCGATGATTATATCAATACCGATGATTTATTGGCTGCGCTTGAAGAAGACGCGCGTTTCGCCATGACGGAAGATGACGCGCCTGAAAACGCCGTCCCCGCGTATGATACTCGCCTGGAAGAAATGCAAACCATTTACCAGGGCTATCAAAAATCACTGGAGCGCTTGGAGTGGCAGGAAAGCGGCGCGATGGTGCGCGCCAGCGCGTTGGGCTGGATGGGACGCGCCATTGAGCCTTTGGTTGAGCCGCTGGGCTGGGATTGGCGCATCGGTATGGCGACGCTGGCTTCGTTCCCCGCGCGCGAGGTGATTGTTTCCACACTGGGAACCATCTTTAACCTCGGCGGCGGCGCCGACGAAGCATCAGAAGATTTGCTGACGACGATCCAGAATGCGAAAAAGCCGGACGGCTCGAATTTATTTAACATTGCGGTCGCGTTGTCGGTGATGGTGTTCTTTGCGCTGTGCAGCCAATGCGTCTCAACGTTGGCTGTCATCAAGCGTGAAACCAACTCATGGAGCTGGCCAATCGCGACGTTTGTTTACATGACCGTGTTGGCTTACATCGCGTCGTTTGTCACCTATCAAGCCGCTGTCCTGATCGGACTCGGATAA
- a CDS encoding alanine--glyoxylate aminotransferase family protein, whose translation MSTNIRCRASEKQYLYAPGPTDVPPYVLRALGSPITHHRSPVFSEVMVEVWDDLQYLYKTQTEVYMLLSSATGAMEASVSNLLSPGDEAIVIRGGKFGERWGELCEAYGITPHCLDVEWGDVITPEQLEEALKQFPNAKAVYSTSSETSSGCEFDIEGYAKVVGKSNAVLVCDATSGIGATPLHMDEWGVDVVVSAGHKALMLPPGLAFIALSEKAWKLVDQSTCPKFYLDLKAYKKNFAKQTTPYTPAVNLIMGLRESLKAFRNEGYENVMKRHEVLGLAARSGVKALGLELFAKRPFNGLTAITVPEGVDGGAIGKKFREGYGMTIAGGQAHLKGKIFRISHMGYSDKMDVPFALSVTEMVLKEMGHPIELGKGVAAAQQVILDQWPSL comes from the coding sequence ATGAGCACCAACATTCGTTGCCGCGCTAGTGAAAAGCAGTACCTATATGCGCCCGGCCCAACCGATGTTCCACCTTATGTACTCCGCGCCCTGGGCAGCCCCATCACTCACCACCGTTCTCCGGTTTTCTCTGAGGTCATGGTGGAAGTCTGGGACGACTTACAGTATCTCTACAAAACACAAACCGAAGTGTACATGCTCCTTTCTTCTGCGACTGGCGCAATGGAGGCGTCTGTATCAAACCTGCTGTCTCCCGGCGATGAAGCCATCGTGATTCGCGGGGGCAAGTTTGGTGAACGCTGGGGCGAATTGTGCGAAGCGTATGGCATTACGCCGCATTGCCTCGACGTGGAGTGGGGCGACGTGATTACGCCCGAGCAGCTCGAAGAAGCGCTCAAGCAGTTCCCCAACGCCAAGGCGGTTTATTCGACTTCGTCTGAAACCAGTTCCGGCTGTGAATTTGACATCGAAGGCTACGCCAAAGTCGTGGGCAAAAGCAACGCGGTTTTGGTTTGCGACGCCACCAGCGGCATCGGCGCGACCCCGTTGCACATGGACGAATGGGGCGTAGACGTTGTCGTATCCGCCGGACACAAAGCGTTGATGCTGCCGCCCGGTCTGGCGTTTATCGCGCTGTCAGAAAAAGCCTGGAAACTCGTCGATCAATCAACCTGCCCTAAGTTCTACCTGGACTTGAAGGCGTACAAAAAGAATTTCGCCAAACAAACCACGCCTTACACGCCTGCCGTCAACCTCATCATGGGGCTGCGCGAAAGTTTGAAGGCGTTTCGCAACGAAGGCTATGAAAACGTGATGAAGCGCCATGAAGTGCTTGGCCTTGCGGCGCGTTCCGGCGTCAAAGCGCTGGGTTTGGAACTCTTCGCCAAGCGTCCCTTCAACGGTCTGACCGCGATCACCGTGCCTGAGGGCGTTGACGGCGGCGCGATTGGCAAGAAGTTTCGCGAAGGGTATGGCATGACCATCGCGGGCGGGCAGGCGCACTTAAAAGGGAAAATTTTCCGTATCTCTCACATGGGATACTCAGACAAGATGGACGTTCCGTTCGCCTTGTCGGTCACAGAGATGGTCTTAAAGGAAATGGGGCACCCCATTGAGTTGGGTAAAGGCGTCGCCGCCGCCCAGCAGGTCATTCTTGACCAGTGGCCGAGCCTGTAA
- the xylB gene encoding xylulokinase produces MAHVIGIDVGTSGTKTVLFDENGKSVADATEEYPLHTPNPGWTEQDPADWRKAAVNTLKAVLSQSGVDAGDIKGIGLSGQMHGSVFLDANKNVVRPAILWNDGRTADECDEITNAIGEKRLLELCSNPALTGFTAPKAVWLKNKEPENFKKTKTLLLPKDYVRYCMTGELAMEVSDGAGTLLFNVNQRGWCGEVLDKLGIPQEWMPPMKESTDVCGTITSAFAKETGLKEGTPVVGGGADNACGATGTGVVVEGRVLSSLGTSGVILAPSNTAQTDPQGRAHTFCHSVPNMWYLMGVILSAGMSLRWYRDVIADGERAQAEREGKDPYDVMTALADTAPVGSEGLLFLPYLTGERTPHKDPYARGSFIGLTIRHKREHLIRSVLEGITFAMRDSLEIARSLGVETHEIRATGGGAKSKFWRQLQADIYGTEISIISSDQGPAFGAAIMAGVGAGVYKSIPEACDAIISIKERIEPNAERAKQYDEYYAVYRDLYGGVKGACNTLSKMVAK; encoded by the coding sequence ATGGCGCATGTAATCGGTATCGACGTAGGCACGTCTGGAACCAAGACGGTGTTGTTTGATGAAAATGGCAAATCGGTTGCAGACGCGACCGAAGAATACCCGTTGCACACCCCCAACCCCGGCTGGACCGAACAAGACCCCGCCGACTGGCGCAAAGCGGCGGTCAATACGCTGAAGGCTGTGTTGAGCCAATCCGGCGTTGATGCGGGCGACATTAAGGGTATTGGCCTGTCAGGGCAGATGCACGGTTCGGTGTTTCTTGACGCCAACAAAAATGTGGTGCGCCCCGCCATCCTCTGGAACGATGGACGCACGGCGGACGAGTGCGACGAGATTACCAACGCCATCGGCGAAAAGCGCCTATTGGAACTCTGCTCCAATCCTGCGCTGACGGGTTTCACCGCGCCCAAAGCCGTCTGGTTGAAAAATAAAGAACCGGAGAATTTCAAAAAAACCAAGACGCTGCTGTTGCCCAAAGATTATGTGCGCTACTGCATGACCGGCGAACTGGCGATGGAAGTTTCCGATGGCGCGGGTACGTTATTATTCAATGTGAACCAGCGCGGCTGGTGCGGTGAAGTCTTGGATAAACTGGGCATCCCTCAAGAGTGGATGCCGCCCATGAAAGAATCGACCGACGTCTGCGGGACCATTACCTCAGCGTTTGCCAAAGAAACCGGGCTGAAAGAAGGAACGCCTGTGGTTGGCGGCGGGGCCGACAACGCCTGCGGCGCGACCGGCACAGGCGTGGTGGTCGAAGGCCGCGTCTTGTCGTCATTAGGAACCAGCGGCGTCATCCTGGCGCCGTCGAATACAGCCCAGACCGACCCCCAAGGCCGCGCGCATACCTTCTGCCATTCGGTGCCGAATATGTGGTATCTGATGGGCGTCATTCTCTCGGCGGGCATGTCGTTGCGCTGGTATCGCGACGTAATCGCCGACGGCGAACGCGCCCAAGCCGAGCGCGAAGGCAAAGACCCCTACGACGTGATGACCGCGCTGGCCGATACGGCGCCCGTCGGCAGCGAGGGCTTGTTGTTCTTGCCCTACCTGACGGGCGAACGGACGCCCCACAAAGACCCTTACGCCCGCGGCTCGTTTATTGGCCTCACCATTCGACACAAGCGCGAGCATCTAATCCGCTCGGTGTTAGAAGGCATCACCTTCGCCATGCGCGATTCGCTCGAGATCGCCCGCTCGCTGGGCGTCGAGACCCATGAAATTCGCGCTACCGGCGGCGGCGCTAAGAGCAAGTTCTGGCGCCAGCTGCAAGCCGACATTTACGGCACCGAAATCAGCATCATCAGTTCTGACCAAGGCCCGGCGTTTGGCGCGGCGATTATGGCGGGCGTGGGCGCGGGCGTGTACAAGTCGATCCCCGAAGCCTGCGACGCGATTATCTCCATCAAAGAGAGAATTGAACCGAATGCAGAACGGGCAAAACAATATGACGAATATTACGCCGTCTACCGCGACCTCTACGGCGGCGTCAAAGGCGCCTGCAACACTTTGTCAAAGATGGTGGCAAAGTAA
- a CDS encoding glycosyltransferase — MTIYLEFIVAMGLGALIYIYAGYPVLLYLLSLLHSMRHKPDDAYTPKVTLLFSAYNELASLPDKLANLRALDYPAEKLQILIASDASSDGTDDYLANQPGIDFVPMQERGGKNAALNAMLPKAQGDVLFFTDANTLHKPESIRAVIKHLADPHVGAVTGRLVFTQERDWNAVGRGTGLYWWYENKIKQAENRLGSVLVGSGSVLAARRDLVGPLDPRIANDLEIPSRIGAKGYAILFEPDCCGSEKPHTDMFEEWRRTSRIVSRGLRGFVVLLPTLLRSPLRFWQFLSHKFLRWFTLPLSVATLVASGFLYEQSVVFQTIFISGLFILGAALYGLLLIVLNIEFSVLRPFKLLGHFLWMHTAAVWGLVLAVFGQTPAAWRLPESSRK, encoded by the coding sequence ATGACGATCTATCTGGAATTCATAGTCGCAATGGGGCTCGGCGCGTTGATTTATATCTACGCCGGGTATCCTGTTTTGTTATATCTGTTGTCGCTGCTTCATTCCATGCGCCATAAACCCGATGACGCGTACACGCCTAAGGTGACGCTGTTGTTTTCGGCCTATAACGAACTCGCGTCGCTGCCCGACAAACTCGCTAACCTTCGCGCGCTCGATTACCCTGCTGAAAAGCTACAAATTCTGATCGCGTCTGACGCGTCGTCTGACGGAACCGACGACTATCTCGCCAATCAACCCGGCATTGATTTCGTTCCGATGCAAGAGCGCGGCGGCAAGAACGCGGCGCTCAACGCCATGCTGCCCAAAGCCCAAGGCGACGTGTTGTTCTTCACCGACGCCAATACGCTGCACAAGCCAGAGAGCATTCGCGCGGTGATCAAACATTTAGCCGATCCTCATGTTGGCGCTGTGACCGGGCGGCTGGTATTTACCCAAGAGCGCGACTGGAACGCGGTCGGACGCGGCACCGGCCTCTATTGGTGGTATGAGAATAAAATTAAACAAGCCGAGAACCGATTGGGTTCCGTCCTGGTCGGCAGCGGGTCGGTGTTGGCGGCGCGGCGCGATTTAGTCGGACCGCTCGACCCGCGCATCGCCAATGATTTAGAGATTCCCTCGCGTATCGGCGCCAAAGGGTATGCCATTTTATTTGAGCCGGATTGCTGCGGGTCCGAAAAACCTCACACCGATATGTTTGAAGAATGGCGCCGCACCTCGCGCATCGTTTCGCGCGGGTTGCGCGGCTTTGTGGTGCTCTTGCCGACGCTGCTGCGCTCGCCGTTGCGCTTTTGGCAGTTTCTTTCTCATAAATTTTTGCGCTGGTTTACCTTGCCGCTCTCAGTTGCGACTCTGGTTGCGTCGGGTTTCTTGTATGAGCAAAGCGTTGTCTTTCAAACTATTTTCATCAGCGGTCTGTTCATTCTCGGCGCCGCATTGTATGGACTTTTATTAATTGTTTTGAATATTGAATTTTCCGTCCTGCGGCCATTCAAATTGCTTGGGCATTTTTTGTGGATGCACACCGCCGCCGTCTGGGGGCTTGTGCTGGCTGTGTTTGGACAAACCCCCGCCGCCTGGCGCCTGCCCGAATCGTCACGGAAATAG